One part of the Ornithodoros turicata isolate Travis chromosome 2, ASM3712646v1, whole genome shotgun sequence genome encodes these proteins:
- the LOC135384261 gene encoding uncharacterized protein LOC135384261 encodes MDRIKSKRAARRAQVTKLVNELAELRAQDNVHKTMLESLLARLISNDTELRQINKDVEPLLKPDELQEEYPTIIVYEDEAHGAIAELRTRIADMQVTEQPRTQNPSVPTSSGAERPRAGAKLPKLQLQCFAGELTRWQAFWEHYKTTIHDNTTLAKAEKLPAFITPRIGCFSHRGTSGYGVML; translated from the coding sequence ATGGACCGCATAAAGAGCAAAAGAGCCGCGCGACGAGCACAAGTTACGAAACTGGTCAATGAGCTGGCGGAACTTCGAGCACAAGACAACGTCCACAAGACAATGCTAGAGAGCCTACTCGCCCGACTCATCTCTAACGATACAGAGTTACGACAGATTAACAAAGATGTTGAACCACTACTTAAACCAGATGAGCTCCAGGAAGAGTACCCAACCATCATCGTCTACGAGGACGAAGCTCATGGTGCTATAGCGGAACTTCGAACGAGGATTGCCGACATGCAGGTCACCGAGCAACCGAGAACTCAGAACCCGTCTGTGCCCACATCATCAGGAGCGGAAAGACCACGCGCTGGAGCTAAGCTCCCGAAACTACAGCTGCAGTGCTTTGCTGGCGAGTTAACACGCTGGCAAGCATTTTGGGAGCACTACAAGACGACCATACACGACAACACCACCCTTGCGAAGGCTGAGAAGTTACCTGCGTTCATTACTCCGAGGATCGGCTGCTTCAGCCATCGTGGGACTTCAGGCTACGGAGTCATGTTATGA
- the LOC135384262 gene encoding uncharacterized protein LOC135384262: MRSTGDVHGLRKLYDHVQNHVRGLRALGVSSESYASMMVDILFTSLPQDMVVEYHRLARYTSTDEQESTSGSESEADEELAKTTYLRGLIDGGSQRTFVRDDVAKRLKLKVVGEASLQLITFANDTTARRPVVKVKIVQLVLHSQYNSEAYIIEALTIPSICEVTCPNIPGESGISVLIGCDHMWRLLSGEVCRSKDNDKLVAISTVFGWTFQGPTTLSAHLGIDRTTAACVLRVGVTEKPPPDYLKRFWELESVGIVDDEKNNTLIDSSAMEEFQENITFADGRYQVALPWKAGMATLPDNLEVAKCRLQSLVRRLRRDGSVRQYDDAIRAYTKNDHAERATVDARDSDCTCYYRPHRAVIRDSSTSTRLRVVFDASSHGHAATSSSDHLEKGPKLNSDLIPILLHFRMYKIAITADIQKAFLQISIRPSDRDALRFLWFSSPPFPGAPLPALEHWRMTRVPFRTSASPSLLAATLQHNLQNTKGPDEDIAITLAISVYVDDLHMGADTLEKARRITAGAQAIMQRAGMKLSKWSSSAMELQSVFEEPNTDNCNVNKRLGDTEDRKVLGIVWDRTGDNFRFSAEHLLDTMTAATPTKRSVLQTCGKIFDPLGFLAPYRIRANILFQRIWERGLDWGGHRAPR; this comes from the exons ATGAGATCAACCGGCGACGTACACGGACTGAGAAAGTTGTACGACCACGTCCAGAACCACGTACGCGGACTGCGCGCCCTCGGCGTTTCAAGTGAAAGTTACGCCTCAATGATGGTGGACATTCTGTTTACGTCGCTGCCGCAGGATATGGTGGTTGAGTATCATCGGTTGGCCAGGTATACGTCGACCGACGAACAAGAATCGACCAGCGGATCGGAGTCCGAAGCAGACGAGGAACTAGCAAAG ACCACGTATCTCCGGGGTCTAATCGACGGAGGTAGCCAGCGTACCTTCGTGCGCGACGATGTAGCGAAAAGACTCAAGCTCAAGGTGGTGGGGGAAGCGTCACTGCAACTCATTACCTTTGCCAACGACACCACCGCTAGAAGACCAGTGGTAAAGGTGAAGATTGTGCAGCTAGTGCTCCATAGCCAATACAACTCCGAAGCGTACATCATCGAGGCCCTGACGATCCCATCTATCT GCGAGGTGACGTGCCCAAATATTCCCGGCGAATCTGGAATCAGCGTTTTGATTGGGTGCGACCACATGTGGCGGCTGCTGAGTGGTGAAGTCTGCCGAAGCAAGGACAACGACAAGTTGGTGGCAATCTCGACAGTTTTTGGATGGACGTTTCAGGGACCAACGACGTTATCTGCCCACCTCGGCATCGACAGAACAACTGCTGCGTGCGTGTTGCGTGTGGGTGTAACAGAGAAACCCCCACCGGACTATCTGAAACGATTCTGGGAGTTGGAGAGCGTGGGAATTGTCGACGATGAAAAGAACAATACGCTAATCGATTCATCCGCCATGGAGGAATTCCAGGAAAATATCACGTTCGCCGATGGTCGATACCAAGTTGCTCTGCCATGGAAAGCAGGGATGGCCACCTTGCCCGATAACCTCGAGGTGGCGAAATGCAGGCTACAGAGTCTCGTGCGGCGGCTACGGCGAGATGGCAGCGTGAGGCAGTACGACGACGCCATAAGGGCCTACACCAAAAACGACCACGCAGAAAGGGCAACTGTCGACGCGCGGGATTCGGACTGCACGTGCTACTACAGGCCACATAGAGCGGTGATCCGCGACAGTTCCACTTCCACAAGATTACGGGTCGTCTTCGACGCCTCGTCTCACGGTCACGCAGCCACGTCCTCGAGCGACCATCTTGAAAAGGGTCCAAAACTTAATTCCGATCTGATACCCATTTTGCTGCACTTCCGCATGTACAAGATTGCGATTACGGCAGACATTCAGAAAGCATTCCTGCAAATCAGCATCAGACCATCAGATAGAGATGCATTGCGCTTTCTCTGGTTCTCCAGCCCGCCTTTTCCTGGTGCCCCATTGCCAGCACTTGAACATTGGAGAATGACCCGCGTGCCTTTCAGGACTTCCGCGAGCCCATCTCTGCTTGCGGCTACTCTGCAACATAATCTGCAAAACACGAAAGGACCCGACGAGGACATTGCCATCACTTTGGCCATCTCCGTTTACGTAGATGATCTGCACATGGGTGCCGATACGCTGGAGAAAGCAAGGAGAATCACCGCGGGAGCGCAGGCCATAATGCAACGGGCAGGGATGAAGCTGAGCAAGTGGTCATCGAGTGCCATGGAGCTGCAAAGTGTTTTCGAAGAGCCGAACACGGACAACTGCAACGTGAACAAGCGGCTGGGAGATACTGAAGACAGAAAAGTCCTTGGCATCGTTTGGGACAGAACTGGTGATAACTTCAGGTTTTCTGCCGAACATCTACTGGACACTATGACCGCCGCAACGCCGACGAAGCGCAGCGTGTTGCAAACATGTGGCAAGATCTTTGACCCGCTCGGTTTCCTCGCTCCTTATAGAATCAGAGCGAATATTTTATTCCAGAGAATATGGGAGCGAGGACTGGACTGGGGGGGACACCGAGCTCCCAGATGA